The DNA sequence AATGCACTGATACCTCTCAAAGTTTCGTAAATGGTCTAACATGAATTAATCTCTAATCAGAATGATATTAATGTGAATATTGGAAATCGACACATTTAGGGTGTAAGTATTGAAAATGTTGCCCCAAATCCAGTTAATGTAGTTTACTCATCAAACAACTACGAAAATGAatatgaagatgaagaagtgAAAAGCCCATCCAGATAAAGGAAACCCGCAAAATATGTAACTTGTGATGAAAATGAACGCAGTGACTCAGACCCTGAGTTGGTACTTGAAATCTTCAATCTAGCATTGGCCAgcaatgaaaatagaaaaaaaaaaaccaagaacAATATTTCGAAGCAGTTATACATGCCTGCAtggataaattatattttccacGGATATAAGTAGCCATGAAAGTATGGTGTGATGTAATTGAAAAACCGCACtttggaaattttggaaaaatttttgattgtgtGAGCTATTTTGCTATGctggttttttatttgttttaaaaaaaataatgaaccaaaaaattaactttacgGCAAAAGTAATTTGGCCTTCGCAGTTACCAATCGGGTCCAACCATGAATGCATCATCATCAGAATCCTCATCATTTGAATCAACGTCTAGATACAACGCAGGTAAGTCTATATCATCTTCGTCGTCATCTTCTTCTTGAACAACACCGTGAAAAAGCATGTTGTAGCATTTGGACTGTGGATTGCGGAAATGTACATAAGGTGTGTCTGCTCTCAAACGCGTTCCACACAGCcaacaaaaatatgtattgcaCCTCCAGCATACCATCTTGTTGCAACCATcagatttctaaaaaaatttgaaatcaaattattatattaccttAATAAATCGTCTGTTGTAAATGATACACATAACGTGGCTAGAACCTTATGTCGCGTAGCAAATATACTAtagaattgagaaattttttatccctgaaaaaaaatccagagcTACTACAGAAAtgctttttcgaaattttctattCATATTCGTTGACATAAAAAGTCTACAATTTCATCCAGTGTTACAGACTTGAAACGGTGCTAGAATTGGTATTTAGTTAATTGAATACCTCAATTGCAGCATTGCAGTGCGGACAATTCCGACTATATGTGTTTATCCAAGTTTCTGACATGGTGTTCTCAACCAATGTTTGTAATTGTTTCTTCCCATAACGTTGTTCAAGTTGGATCTTCTTATCATCAGGTGCGTTTTGATACTCTGTTacgagtttttgtttttcagctgCGGATGATTTTActtgtattaataataattatatattttatttcactccaACTTTTTCGCTTTAAGCTTTCGAATTACCTGATTTGAATTTACATGGTTCGATTCCATGGTAAACCATTTTGCAGTAAATACAAAAAGCATACTGACAAGCAGGACAGTTTGCCATTCTGTCATTTGGCTCGCGACTAACAGGATATTGACAGTGAGGGCGTGGACAATAAACAATATCGGTCATTGTGTCTAATGTCACGCTTAGCAGAGTGGCATCgtattttgcaaataattcttgacTGACTAAATCCTTGACCTatgtgagataaaaaaatcaatacataaaaaattacgattgTTATATTGATCGATATGATGATAATAGTGAAAAGATCAATTTTGAGATTATAAATGTATGACACACATTGGCAAACAATTTTCACCTGATAGGTGCAATGATTGTGAAAATTCTAGCAATTTGGAACATATTACCAACTTACTTGACCAGGAGTTGCCTCGGACAAACATTTCTCTTCTGGACAACAAATATTCTTGACATTTCCATCCTGAATTCTAATTTCCAGGTAGGTAAGGATACATTCTTTACAAAAGACATGAAAGCAGGGGACAAATTGCGTACAATGTATCCCCAATTTATCTAAGAAGCAAATTTTACATGTATAAAAGTTTCTCTTGAATTCAGTTTGCTTGCGTTTTGAGTCATAATCGATTAACATTTGCACTGGATTTCTACCGATTGACTGGTCTGAAACAGCTCGTTGATCGGTGAACTTTCTAGTCTTCTGTTTCCTCCCACGTTTTCTTGCAGAATGTTTTTCGTCGGTTGTTTTTCTAACCCTTTGTTTAGTTAGGCTTTTGTTACATTTGACTTCCTTGCTGTTCGAATCTGTCTTGATCTCTTCATTACCATCTTTGAATTTGTTCGTATCTTGCGCATTCTGAGTCTTTTCTAGGGCCATTTTATAACAAGTATAACCATAATTGATCGCTAGGCTTGTTTCTATATTTAGAAATCCCAGTGTTTCATCCTTCAAGAATGCCATCCATGTAAAGAGAATTTCAAGCCCTTTGTTTTCTTCCCACaactgatccaattttttacacaatttagCGATAACGTATTGACTTAACCATGACGAGACGAGGGTGAATTTCGGCGGAGATTCCGAAGGATAATTAGATGGCAACGTGATAAATAACGACAGTGGCGGTAAATGAGATATCGGTACGCTTTGTATAGGTTCTTCAGGGCATCTGCTGTCTTTGTAAGTGAAGGAGTACTCTGGAGGAATAGTTACGTAAGCTTTTAAGGTGCATTCATATTGTTCGTTTTCCTTGTGATATGAAAATTCTTCCTTGTTGTAGATGCTTTCTAGGGCaacaatttcatctttttgctTCTCGCTGTCAGTTGACTGGAAATAAAACGTttatcaaaaatgaataaatttgatgtTTCATTTCGGAACAACGAAGCCAAACAAACTGAGTAAAAACCAAATTAGAACAAATCGTGTATTTCGCGCAAGTGTATTATTTGTTACTGTATATCAATCATGTTTGAcaactgatttttatttcgtatgcaaacaatattgtatgtattttCATAGGTTATGTTCAGTAAATAAAGTGCAATaaagtttataaaattcaCCATTTTCTTCGCAGATGAGGATTGAGTAGCGAGATTTTTCAGAAGAATAAGgttgttcaatttttgtttgaaacttccgggaaaattttatttctgtccACAGTCTTCTACAAAACTGTGTTTCTGCCGGACAAAAATCAGATTAATCAGAAACAGTGAAGGTCAACGGAACCGGAACGTAAAGTAAACAGCTGATTTTTCTTGCCAGGAAGTACAAAATAGAATTATAGTATTTCCCTTGACAGTTATCGATTAAAatcgaattatatttttgtagcCTATAAGTATTGAGTAAATCTTATCACAGTTTCATTTCCTGCCGACGTCAGTTTGGCCGTCGTCAGCTGGCGTAGAAAtaagtaaacaaaaatatgctATGCAATATGCGTCCACGGAACAGGCTTCTGATCAAAGTTGACCAGGCAATCAGAGGATGTACATGTATTGGGCAGCACAGCTGAGCCGgttttgaaaagttatttttattacttatacTGAAATGGAAGATCGTGAAGTGttgttgaaaatgaattacCCCATTTACGCAAATATGCTCATGTCGATAGtctcttattttttaacagttcGACTTATACCTAAATTTAGAGATATGTTCATCAAAGGTAACCTCTATGGCATAGACATGAACAAGAAGGACGGTGGAAAAGTGTGAGC is a window from the Diprion similis isolate iyDipSimi1 chromosome 6, iyDipSimi1.1, whole genome shotgun sequence genome containing:
- the LOC124407795 gene encoding E3 ubiquitin-protein ligase RNF14-like, with protein sequence MSTDSEKQKDEIVALESIYNKEEFSYHKENEQYECTLKAYVTIPPEYSFTYKDSRCPEEPIQSVPISHLPPLSLFITLPSNYPSESPPKFTLVSSWLSQYVIAKLCKKLDQLWEENKGLEILFTWMAFLKDETLGFLNIETSLAINYGYTCYKMALEKTQNAQDTNKFKDGNEEIKTDSNSKEVKCNKSLTKQRVRKTTDEKHSARKRGRKQKTRKFTDQRAVSDQSIGRNPVQMLIDYDSKRKQTEFKRNFYTCKICFLDKLGIHCTQFVPCFHVFCKECILTYLEIRIQDGNVKNICCPEEKCLSEATPGQVKDLVSQELFAKYDATLLSVTLDTMTDIVYCPRPHCQYPVSREPNDRMANCPACQYAFCIYCKMVYHGIEPCKFKSAEKQKLVTEYQNAPDDKKIQLEQRYGKKQLQTLVENTMSETWINTYSRNCPHCNAAIEKSDGCNKMVCWRCNTYFCWLCGTRLRADTPYVHFRNPQSKCYNMLFHGVVQEEDDDEDDIDLPALYLDVDSNDEDSDDDAFMVGPDW